DNA sequence from the Sinomonas terrae genome:
ACGCGCAGCACGTACTTGCCCGGGGGCAGGGCAATCGAGAAGCGATACTGCCCTTGATTCTGGCCCGAAGGGGCGGACACTGTGTGGCCGCTCGTGACGACCGGTGCCTTGTCCGTCTTGATATCGGCCCGCGAGACCTGCCAGAAGACCTCGGAGCCGGGCGCCGTCGTCCGTCCGTCCGCGGTGAGCTGTCCGTGCGGTGAGGCCGTGCCTGCCTGGGGGTCGATGATCCACATGGGCGCCACCATCGCCGGGTCGCGCTGCATCAGCTGGCCCAACTGCACGCGGTTGAACGCGAGTTGGTCGGTGCGTCCGTCGACGAGGAGCATGACTTGGACTGGCTGGTTGGCGTCGATGACTCCGGCACTGGCGGCTGCGGCGCTGGCAGTGTAGACGAGCTGCTGCACCGCCAACTGCGCGGTCTGCTCGTCGACCGAACTGTTGAAGGCGTCGGAGGAGACGTCGACCGTGATGACATTGGTGCCGGAGATCGACGCCGCGAGCTTCTTCGGCGACTGCCAGGGGCTGAACAGATTCGGGTCGAGGGGCTTTGCAGACATCATGAGGCGCAACGCCTTGGCGACGGCGTTGTCGCTCCCGGGGGCGTCGCGGAACTCTCGGTAGAGGTAGACCCCATCCCGAGCGCGGCCAAGCCAGTAGACGGGAGACTTGGTCGAGGTCTGGGAGGTCTCGAGGGGGACGTTCGCGGAGGCGGAGATGCCGGGTGAGGCACCTGCGGCCATAGTTGGCTGGGGCTGGCCGCTCGCAGTGCAGGCTGCCAGGAGCACGGCCACGAGCGCGGCACCGACGGCCAGCACCATGCGGCGCGGCGCGGGGCTCGGTCGGCTGGCAGCCATGAAAGTGATCCTCCGGACTGATCGGCAGGGCGCCCCTCCGGCACCCACATCGCAGGGCTGCGCTCGGACCCCAATCGGCGCCTCCCCTGGCACCATCCAGCTTGGCACAGCGAATCTGGGGGAATGTCCGATCACGGGCTTTCGTTGCCCAAGTGATGCCCGATTGATACCTAGCGGTAGCATGGACCGGCAAGCACCCCACGAGGAGAGAGAAGGCATTTGACAGCGGAGTTTCCGCACACAACTCCTACGACCCGGACCGAGGTTCTCCGCTTCGCTTCCGGTGAGGACATGGTGCACATCCTCGGACCGCATGATGAAGCCCTCCGCTACGTCGAAGAGCAATTTCCCTCCGTGTCGTTCCACGTTCGGGGCAACGAGCTGACCATCGTCGGCCCCCCTGCCGAGGCCCCGAATATCCGACGGCTCTTCGAAGAGATCGCATCGCTCGCCGAACGTGGAACCCCTGTGACTCCCGCCTCTCTCGCGCAGCTCGTCACAATGCTGCGGGACCAGACCGTCTCGAGTCCCTCGGACGTGCTCACCCACAACATCCTGACCAGCCGTGGCCGCAGCATTCGCCCGAAGACGGCCAACCAGAAGAGCTACGTGGACGCCATCGATGCGAACACTGTCATCTTCGGCATTGGGCCCGCGGGTACCGGCAAGACGTATCTCGCGATGGCAAAGGCAGTCCAGGCGCTGCAGCACAAGGACGTCAGCCGAATCATCCTGACCCGTCCGGCCGTCGAGGCGGGGGAGCGGCTTGGGTTCCTCCCCGGCACGCTGAATGACAAGATCGATCCCTATCTGCGGCCGCTCTACGACGCGCTGCACGACATGATCGATCCCGAGTCGATCCCGCGGCTCATGGCGGCGGGAACGATCGAGGTTGCGCCGCTCGCCTACATGCGTGGCCGCACGCTCAACGACGCATTCATCATCCTCGACGAGGCGCAGAACACGACCCCCGAACAGATGAAGATGTTCCTCACGCGTCTGGGGTTCGGCTCGAAGATGGTGGTCACGGGCGACATCACCCAGGTCGATCTGCCGTCCGGCTCGTCCTCAGGGCTCCGGGTCGTACAGGACATCCTCGAGGGAATAGAAGACGTGAGCTTCACCGTCCTCGACGCATCCGACGTAGTCCGCCATCGCTTGGTCTCGGACATCGTGGCGGCGTACGGGCGGTGGGACGACCATCAGCGTGCGAGGGCCGAGCGGGCGCGCGTCCGCGCCGATCGGCAGCACGCCGCGGGAGCCGAGCGCGCCTCGGCGTCTAAGCTTGAGCCGTGAGCATCGAAGTAAACAACGAGTCCGGCGTTGCGGTCGACGAAGAGGCCCTCGTTCGCCTCGGTCGTTTCATCTTCGACCGCCTGTGGCTGCATCCGCAGACTGAGCTCTCGATCCTGCTCGTCGACGAGGCCGCGATGGAGCGGCTGCATCTCGAACTCATGGACGAGCCCGGCGCCACGGACGTTCTGTCCGTCCCGATGGACGAGCTGACGCCGGGGACCCCCGGTCGCCCCACCCCCCAGGGGATGCTCGGCGACATCGCAATCTGCCCCCAGGTCGCCGCTGAACAGGCCAGACGAGGGGGCCATTCGCGGGACGACGAGATGCTGCTGCTCGCGACCCATGGCGTCCTCCACCTCCTCGGCTTCGACCACGCGGAACCGGAGGAGCGCCAGGAGATGTTCGGGCTCCAGCGCGAGCTGCTCACCGAGTTCCTGGGCAGGCCGGCCCCGAAGGAGACGATGGCGTGACGATCGCCGTCCTGCTGGCCATGGCGCTGGCGTTCACGGCGCTTGCTGCCCTGCTTACTGCCGCTGACGCGGCCCTCGCCTTCCTTCCGCGGCACGATGCAGAGGAGTACGTCGAGGACGGTCATGGGAGGTCCCTCGAGAGAATCCTCTCCGATCCCGTCCCGTTCGCGCGTGCGCTCCGCTTCTGGCGGATCTGGTTCGAGACGGCGTCCGCGGTCGCGGTCGCCGTTCTCATGACGATCTGGATCGAGAATGTCTGGCTCGCCGGGCTTGCCGCTACCATTGTCATGGCGATCATCGGCTTCCTCCTCGTCGGCGTCTCGCCTCGGCAGCTCGGCCGGCGGCACTCCCTCGCCGTCGCCGCCTGGACCGCGCCCCTGACCGTGGCGCTGCGTGAGGTCCTCGGCCCGATCCCGGGGTGGCTCGTATCGATCGGCAGTGCCGCCACGGGTACGGATCCCCAGCAGGAGGACGCGATCTACTCGACGGACGAACTCCGCGAGTTCGTCGAGCGCGCGAGCGATTCCGAGGACTTCGAAGAGGCGCAGGCCGAACTACTCCAGTCCGTGTTCGAGCTCGGCGAGACGCTCGTTCGGGCTGTGATGGTGCCGCGCACCGACATCATCGGCATCGAAGCCGGCTCGACGCTCCGCCAGGCCATGTCCCTGTTCCTGCGCTCCGGCTGTTCGCGCCTCCCGGTCTTCGTCGAGAACCTCGACGACGTCCGCGGCATCCTGTATCTCAAGGATGTCGCAGCCCGATTGCACCAGGCCCCCGGCGCGGGCACCGAAGCCGTTGAGGATCACGTGCGCGAACCGCGCTTCGTCCCTGAGTCGAAGCCCGTGAACGAGCTCCTCAAGGAACTCCAGCGCGAATCGACCCACCTCGCCATCGTGGTGGACGAATACGGCGGAACGGCGGGACTCGTCACGCTCGAAGACCTCATCGAGGAGCTTGTGGGCGAGATTGCCGACGAGTATGACGAGGACGACGTCGAGGCCATCGAGGTCGAGCCGGGGGTGTACCGCGTCCAGGCCCGCATGAGCTTGGACGACTTGGGAGAGCTCTTCGACGAGGACATCGAGGACGACGAGGTCGACAGCGTCGGAGGCCTCCTTGCCAAGACGATCGGGAGAGTGCCGATCGTCGGAAGCACCGCGGTGGTGGAGGGCATTCGGCTCACGGCCGAACGGCTCGAGGGGCGCCGCAAGCGGGTGAGCCACCTGCTTGCCCAGCGCACCGAGCCCTCGGGCGAGGACCGAGGACGGGTGCGCGAGACAGAGCGGCACGATTCAGAAGCGACAGGGAGACAGCATGGCTGATCAGGACGGCGGCAAGGGCGGACGAGGGCCGCAAGCAGGCGGCTGGCCGCAGGCGGACGACGGCGGATACCGCGCAGGCTTCGCGGTCCTCGTGGGGCGGCCCAATGCGGGGAAGTCGACCCTCACCAATGCGTTGGTCGGGCAGAAGGTGGCGATCACGTCGGCCAAGCCACAGACGACGCGCCACACCATTCGGGGGATAGTCCACCGGTCCGACGCCCAGCTCATCCTCGTGGACACTCCAGGTCTCCACCGGCCCCGCACCCTCCTCGGTCAGCGGCTCAACGACTTGGTGGCCGAGACGCTGTCCGAAGTCGACGCGATCGGCTTCTGCCTTCCTGCCAACGAACGCATCGGGCCCGGCGACCGCTTCATCGCGAGCCAACTGGCCGCCGTCGGCCGCAAGCCCATCGTGGCACTCGTGACCAAGGCAGACCTCGCGGACCGGGCCGCGCTCACCGAGCAGCTCCTCGCTGTGACGGAACTCGGCCGGGAGGTTCTCGGCGGCGAGGGCTTCGCGGACATCGTCCCGGTCTCCGCGAAGGACGGCTATCAGGTCGAGACGGTCGCCGACGTCCTCATTTCGCACATGCCGCCCTCGCCGCCGCTCTACCCGGACGGCGAGCTCACCGACGAGCCCGAGGCGGTCATGGTGGCCGAGCTGGTACGCGAAGCAGCCCTCGAGGGTGTCCGGGACGAGCTCCCGCACTCGCTCGCCGTCGTCGTCGACGAAATCGTCCCCCGTGAGGGGCGCCCAGAGGACAACCCGCTCCTGGACGTCCGCGTCAACCTCTTCGTCGAGCGGCCGTCGCAGAAGGCCATCATCATCGGCCGGGGCGGGGAGCGGCTGCGCGACGTCGGATCGCACGCGCGGAAGGGAATCGAAGCTCTGCTCGGAACGCGCATCTATCTCGATCTGCATGTGAAGGTGGCCAAGGACTGGCAGCGCGATCCCAAACAACTCGGGCGTTTGGGCTTTTAGCACATACAGGCGTCTCACAGAAGCCTCTGTAGACTAGATAGCAGTATCACCTACCGGAGGCTCCATTTGGCAACAACAGGGAACGTCCCGCGTCACGTGCGGATGCGCCGCAAAGTTCCCCTCTGGGTCAAAATCCTCGGCAGCGTCGTGGTGCTCGGAATCGTGGGTGTGGTCGCCTTCGCTGGCTACTGGGCCTGGCGCCTGCAGAGCAATATCCACGAGGCGCCGCTGAGCGCCGGCCACGGGACCGCAGACGCGACGAATGACGCCACGGACCCGCTCCAGATCCTGATCATCGGCACCGACACGCGTGCGGGCGCTGATTCCAACTACGGCACCACAGCGGACAGCTCTGGCTACGGCAACTCCGATGTGATGATCCTCCTGAACATCTCGGCGGACAACAAGGTCGTGTCCATGACGAGCTTCCCCCGCGACCTCATGGTGCCGATCCCCGCCTGCCACGATCCTCAAACCGGCAAGGACTATCCGGCACAGCCCGTCGGCCAGATCAACTCGGCCATGATGGAAGCTGGCCCTGGCTGCGCGGTCGATACGGTCAACCAGCTCACGGGACTCCAGATCGACCACTTCATGGTTGCGGACTTCAACGCGGTCAAGGACCTCTCGAACGAAATCGGCGGCGTGCAGGTCTGCGTCAACGCCCCTATCGACGACCCGTACTCGGGACTCAAGCTCCCCGCCGGCACCTCGACGGTTCAGGGCGAGATGGCCCTCGCCTTCCTGAGGAGCCGCCACGGCGTCGGCGACGGCAGCGACCTCTCGCGTATCAAGTCGCAGCAGGAGTTCCTCGCGTCGCTCGCGCGGAAGGTCAAGTCGGACGGAACTCTCACCAACGTCCCGAAGCTCCTGAGCATCGCCGATACGATCACCCAGAACCTCACCGTCGACTCCGGGCTCGCCAATCCTCAGGCGATGATCACGATCGCCTCTCGACTCCGTTCCGTCGACTTGTCGAAGGTCGCCTTCGTGACTGCACCGTGGGAGCCGTACAGCGGAGACCCGAACCGGGTCCAGCTCAAACAGCCTGACGCGGCCGCGCTGTTCGAAGCGCTCCGGCAGAACCGTGACCTCACGGCGCCAGCCACGAACACGGCCGCGAGTGCCTCGGCATCGCCCAGTGCCGCTCCGACCACACCAGCCGCTCCTGCGTACGACAAGACGATCCAGCCCGTCACAGTCGCAAACGGCACAGGGGTTACCGGCCGAGCAGCAGAACTCGCAACCTTCCTCAAGGGCCAGGGCTTCGCGCAGAGCACGGACTTCAACGCAGCCCCGACCGACACGACCAACGTCTACTACAGCTCCAACTTCGCGGATGTCGCGAAAGACGTTGCTGCAGCGCTCGGCATCCCGTCCTCGCAGGTCCAGCCCGCGAACAACATCAACGGGGTCCAGGTCTACGTCGGGTCGGATTTCACCTCGGGAACCCACTACACGCCTAAACTCCCCGACAACGTGGTGTCCCAGACGGCGGCCCAGGCGACATGCCAGACGGCGTTCGGCCAATAGTCCGGAAGCAAGCCTGAGAGCCCGATGGGGCCCGGAAGAAATTCACATATAGAAGAAGGTCCCGGCATCCTCGAGGATGCCGGGACCTTCTGGCCGTCTGAGTGGGTTTTACCAGATTTCCACGCGCTCGTTCGGCGCGAGCCACATGCCGTCGCCCTCTGCGACCTCGAACGCCTCGTGGAACGCCGTGAGGTTCTTGACGATCGTGTTGGTGCGGAACTCGTTGGGGGAGTGCGGGTCGATCGCGAGCCGGCGGATGGACTCTTCGGGGCGGCACACTTGGCGCCATACGGTTGCCCACGAGATGAAGAAGCGCTGCTCGCCGGTGAGTCCGTCGATGATCGGCGCCTCTTCGCCGTCGAGGTGAAGACGGTACGCCTTGAACGCGATTCCGAGGCCGCCAAGGTCCCCGATGTTCTCGCCGAGCGTCAGCTTGCCGTTCACCGTGTGTCCAGGGGCCTCGCTGGGGGAGAGGACTTCGAACTGCTCGACGAGACGCGCGGTCAGCGCTTCGAAGGCCTTCCTGTCCTCGTCCGTCCACCAGTTTCGCAGAGCACCAGTCCCGTCGAACTGGGAGCCCTGATCATCGAATCCGTGCCCGATCTCATGCCCGATGACCGCCCCGATGCCGCCGTAGTTGACGGCGGCATCGGCACCCGGGTGGTAGAACGGCGGCTGGAGGATCGCGGCCGGGAAGACGATCTCGTTCATGAGCGGGTGGTAGTACGCGTTCACAGTCTGGGGCGTCATGAGCCACTTGATGCGGTCCACAGGCTTGCCGATTTCGTCGAGGAGCCGGTCCAGTTCCCCTGCGTGCGCGCGGCGAACGTTGCCGAGGAGATCCTTCTCATCGATGTCGACGGCGGAGAAGTCGATCCACTCGTCGGGGTAACCGATCTTCGGGCGGAAGGCCTCGAGCTTCTCGAGTGCGCGCTCTCGGGTCTCGGGGCCCATCCAGGAGAGGACCGAGATGCTCTGCCCGTACGCCTCGACGATGTCAGCGACGAGCTTCTGCATGGACTCCTTGTGCTCTGCAGGGAAGTGGCGCTCGACGTACAGCCGCCCAACGGCCATCCCAAGCCCGTTCTCCACAGTCGCCACGCCGCGCTTCCAGCGCTCCTTGTTCTCCGGGGTTCCGCTCAGGACCGTGCCGTAGAAGGCAAAGTGCCGATCAACGAATTCGGGGGAGAGGAACGGCGCGGAGGCGGAGACCACATGGGCTGTGAGCCAGAGCTTCCAGTCCTCAAGGGGAACCTCGGCTAGCATCGGGCCGAGGCCAGAGAGGAAATCGGGATTGCCGACGACGAGCTCTGCCCGCGCGGGCTCCGCGACCCCCGTCGCCTCCGCCCATGTGAGGAAGTGCGGGAAGACGGTCGTCGCCTCCTCCTGGGTGAACAGGTTGTAGGTCTTCTGCGGATCCCGAAGCGTCACGCGGTCCCAGTGCAGCCCGGCGAGTCGCTCTTCGAGCCGGACGACGGCGGCCGCAGCCTCCGCGGCCGGCCCCCTGCCGACCAAGGTGAAGATGTCGGTGAGATAGGAGCGGTAGGCCTCGCGGGCCTCGGCGAAGCGCTCCTCTCGGTAGTACGACTCGTCAGGGAGACCGAGGCCGCCTTGCGACAAATACAGCAGCACGCGGTCCGGGTTCCCAGCGTCCGGAGCGGCGTAGTACCCAAAAAGTCCTTCGCTGCCCCCGCGTCCGAGCCGCGCCGAGGTTCGCACGAAACCTTCGGCATCGGTGACGGCGTCGACCTCGGCGAGCAGGGCTTTGAGCGGCTCGGCTCCGAGTTCTGCAACACGGTCCTCATCCATGAACGAGCGGTACAGCGCCCCGATCTTCTCCTCGTCGGAGCCGGCTGCATGCTCGCTCTCGGCGAGCTCCTCGATGAGGCCTCGCACGTCTTCCTCGGCTCGATCGCGAAGCTGCACGAACGTACCGACGAGGGCGCGGTCCGAGGGGATCTTCGTCTCGCGGAGCCACGCGCCGTTGACGTGCCGGTACAGGTCGTCCTGGGCTCGGACAGTCTCGTCGAAGAACTCACGGTCGACGCCGGACGGCGCGACAGGGCTGTCGGTCATGGTGCCTCCTCAGGCATGCTCGAATGCGTTCATCTTAGGCAGCCACCCTGTCAGGGAAAGGCTTCCATGCCGTGGACGCTCCGCCAGGCCGTGCTATCGTGACAAAGTGCCACACGCGCAGCGCCTTCTCCTTCTTAGCTGCCGTGGCGGGGCCCAGTAGCCAACTGAGGGACACGAGTTCCGAGAATGGCGTAGGCCGGATCCCCGCCGCGGAGTTTTCTGACGCCCGGCCGCAGAGGATCCCAGCTTTTGAGAAAGGCCTACAGTAAAACCATGCGCAACGCACAGAAGCCCTCGGGTATGCCCGTCCACCGCTACCTCCCGTTCCACGAGCAGATCACGGTCGAACTGCCGGATCGGACTTGGCCGGACAAGCGCATCGAGAAGGCGCCCCGCTGGTGCGCCGTGGACCTCCGGGACGGCAACCAGGCGCTCATCGACCCCATGAGCCCAGCCCGCAAGCTCAAGATGTTCAAGCTCCTCGTCCAAATGGGCTACAAGGAGATCGAGGTCGGCTTCCCGTCGGCCTCCCAAACCGACTTCGACTTCGTCCGCCAGCTCATCGAGGGCGGCCACATCCCGGACGACGTGACGATCCAGGTGCTCACGCAGGCGCGCGAGCACCTCATCGAGCGCACCTACGAGTCCCTCGCCGGAGCGAAGAGTGCGATCGTGCATCTCTACAACTCGACGTCTGTTCTGCAGCGTCGAGTCGTGTTCAACTCCGACGAGGAGGGCATCCTCGACATCGCTGTGCAGGGCGCACTTCTGTGCAAGAAGTACGAAGAGACCCTCCCGGACACCCACATCACGTACGAGTACTCGCCGGAGTCCTTCACGGGGACAGAGCTCGAGTACGCAGCCCGCGTCTGCAACAAGGTCGCAGAGATCTTGGAGGCGTCGGCGGACAGCCAAGTGATCATCAATCTTCCCGCCACAGTCGAGATGGCCACACCCAACGTCTACGCGGATTCGATCGAGTGGATGAGCCGGAACCTCAAGCCTCGCGAGGGCATCATCCTCTCCCTCCACCCGCACAATGACCGCGGCACGGGCGTCGCGGCCGCAGAGCTCGGCTATCTGGCCGGCGCTGACCGGATCGAAGGCTGCCTGTTCGGCAACGGTGAGCGCACCGGCAATGTCGATCTCGTGACCCTCGGCCTGAACCTCTTTGTGCAGGGCGTTGACCCGATGATCAACTTCTCGAATATCGACGAAATTCGCCGCACCGTCGAGTACTGCAACCAGCTTCCGGTGCCCGAGCGTTCGCCCTACGGCGGCGATCTGGTCTTCACGGCCTTCTCCGGCTCCCACCAGGACGCCATCAAGAAGGGGTTCGAGGCCCTCGAACGCGACGCCGCGACCGCCGGAGTCCCGGTCGACGAGTTCGTATGGCAGGTTCCTTACCTGCCCATCGATCCGAAGGACGTCGGCCGCTCGTACGAGGCCGTCATCCGGGTCAACTCCCAGTCTGGCAAGGGCGGCGTCGCCTACCTGCTCAAGAACGAGCACAATCTCGACCTTCCGCGCCGGGCCCAGATCGAGTTCTCGCGCGTCATCCAGCAGCACACCGACACGGCGGGCGGTGAGGTGAGCCCGTCCGTCCTCTGGGA
Encoded proteins:
- a CDS encoding GerMN domain-containing protein, with the translated sequence MAASRPSPAPRRMVLAVGAALVAVLLAACTASGQPQPTMAAGASPGISASANVPLETSQTSTKSPVYWLGRARDGVYLYREFRDAPGSDNAVAKALRLMMSAKPLDPNLFSPWQSPKKLAASISGTNVITVDVSSDAFNSSVDEQTAQLAVQQLVYTASAAAASAGVIDANQPVQVMLLVDGRTDQLAFNRVQLGQLMQRDPAMVAPMWIIDPQAGTASPHGQLTADGRTTAPGSEVFWQVSRADIKTDKAPVVTSGHTVSAPSGQNQGQYRFSIALPPGKYVLRVFPNDPGAGDPAALAWDSKDFTVTR
- a CDS encoding PhoH family protein, producing MTAEFPHTTPTTRTEVLRFASGEDMVHILGPHDEALRYVEEQFPSVSFHVRGNELTIVGPPAEAPNIRRLFEEIASLAERGTPVTPASLAQLVTMLRDQTVSSPSDVLTHNILTSRGRSIRPKTANQKSYVDAIDANTVIFGIGPAGTGKTYLAMAKAVQALQHKDVSRIILTRPAVEAGERLGFLPGTLNDKIDPYLRPLYDALHDMIDPESIPRLMAAGTIEVAPLAYMRGRTLNDAFIILDEAQNTTPEQMKMFLTRLGFGSKMVVTGDITQVDLPSGSSSGLRVVQDILEGIEDVSFTVLDASDVVRHRLVSDIVAAYGRWDDHQRARAERARVRADRQHAAGAERASASKLEP
- the ybeY gene encoding rRNA maturation RNase YbeY; translated protein: MSIEVNNESGVAVDEEALVRLGRFIFDRLWLHPQTELSILLVDEAAMERLHLELMDEPGATDVLSVPMDELTPGTPGRPTPQGMLGDIAICPQVAAEQARRGGHSRDDEMLLLATHGVLHLLGFDHAEPEERQEMFGLQRELLTEFLGRPAPKETMA
- a CDS encoding hemolysin family protein; the encoded protein is MTIAVLLAMALAFTALAALLTAADAALAFLPRHDAEEYVEDGHGRSLERILSDPVPFARALRFWRIWFETASAVAVAVLMTIWIENVWLAGLAATIVMAIIGFLLVGVSPRQLGRRHSLAVAAWTAPLTVALREVLGPIPGWLVSIGSAATGTDPQQEDAIYSTDELREFVERASDSEDFEEAQAELLQSVFELGETLVRAVMVPRTDIIGIEAGSTLRQAMSLFLRSGCSRLPVFVENLDDVRGILYLKDVAARLHQAPGAGTEAVEDHVREPRFVPESKPVNELLKELQRESTHLAIVVDEYGGTAGLVTLEDLIEELVGEIADEYDEDDVEAIEVEPGVYRVQARMSLDDLGELFDEDIEDDEVDSVGGLLAKTIGRVPIVGSTAVVEGIRLTAERLEGRRKRVSHLLAQRTEPSGEDRGRVRETERHDSEATGRQHG
- the era gene encoding GTPase Era; this encodes MADQDGGKGGRGPQAGGWPQADDGGYRAGFAVLVGRPNAGKSTLTNALVGQKVAITSAKPQTTRHTIRGIVHRSDAQLILVDTPGLHRPRTLLGQRLNDLVAETLSEVDAIGFCLPANERIGPGDRFIASQLAAVGRKPIVALVTKADLADRAALTEQLLAVTELGREVLGGEGFADIVPVSAKDGYQVETVADVLISHMPPSPPLYPDGELTDEPEAVMVAELVREAALEGVRDELPHSLAVVVDEIVPREGRPEDNPLLDVRVNLFVERPSQKAIIIGRGGERLRDVGSHARKGIEALLGTRIYLDLHVKVAKDWQRDPKQLGRLGF
- a CDS encoding LCP family protein, which codes for MATTGNVPRHVRMRRKVPLWVKILGSVVVLGIVGVVAFAGYWAWRLQSNIHEAPLSAGHGTADATNDATDPLQILIIGTDTRAGADSNYGTTADSSGYGNSDVMILLNISADNKVVSMTSFPRDLMVPIPACHDPQTGKDYPAQPVGQINSAMMEAGPGCAVDTVNQLTGLQIDHFMVADFNAVKDLSNEIGGVQVCVNAPIDDPYSGLKLPAGTSTVQGEMALAFLRSRHGVGDGSDLSRIKSQQEFLASLARKVKSDGTLTNVPKLLSIADTITQNLTVDSGLANPQAMITIASRLRSVDLSKVAFVTAPWEPYSGDPNRVQLKQPDAAALFEALRQNRDLTAPATNTAASASASPSAAPTTPAAPAYDKTIQPVTVANGTGVTGRAAELATFLKGQGFAQSTDFNAAPTDTTNVYYSSNFADVAKDVAAALGIPSSQVQPANNINGVQVYVGSDFTSGTHYTPKLPDNVVSQTAAQATCQTAFGQ
- a CDS encoding M13 family metallopeptidase; its protein translation is MTDSPVAPSGVDREFFDETVRAQDDLYRHVNGAWLRETKIPSDRALVGTFVQLRDRAEEDVRGLIEELAESEHAAGSDEEKIGALYRSFMDEDRVAELGAEPLKALLAEVDAVTDAEGFVRTSARLGRGGSEGLFGYYAAPDAGNPDRVLLYLSQGGLGLPDESYYREERFAEAREAYRSYLTDIFTLVGRGPAAEAAAAVVRLEERLAGLHWDRVTLRDPQKTYNLFTQEEATTVFPHFLTWAEATGVAEPARAELVVGNPDFLSGLGPMLAEVPLEDWKLWLTAHVVSASAPFLSPEFVDRHFAFYGTVLSGTPENKERWKRGVATVENGLGMAVGRLYVERHFPAEHKESMQKLVADIVEAYGQSISVLSWMGPETRERALEKLEAFRPKIGYPDEWIDFSAVDIDEKDLLGNVRRAHAGELDRLLDEIGKPVDRIKWLMTPQTVNAYYHPLMNEIVFPAAILQPPFYHPGADAAVNYGGIGAVIGHEIGHGFDDQGSQFDGTGALRNWWTDEDRKAFEALTARLVEQFEVLSPSEAPGHTVNGKLTLGENIGDLGGLGIAFKAYRLHLDGEEAPIIDGLTGEQRFFISWATVWRQVCRPEESIRRLAIDPHSPNEFRTNTIVKNLTAFHEAFEVAEGDGMWLAPNERVEIW
- the leuA gene encoding 2-isopropylmalate synthase, which translates into the protein MRNAQKPSGMPVHRYLPFHEQITVELPDRTWPDKRIEKAPRWCAVDLRDGNQALIDPMSPARKLKMFKLLVQMGYKEIEVGFPSASQTDFDFVRQLIEGGHIPDDVTIQVLTQAREHLIERTYESLAGAKSAIVHLYNSTSVLQRRVVFNSDEEGILDIAVQGALLCKKYEETLPDTHITYEYSPESFTGTELEYAARVCNKVAEILEASADSQVIINLPATVEMATPNVYADSIEWMSRNLKPREGIILSLHPHNDRGTGVAAAELGYLAGADRIEGCLFGNGERTGNVDLVTLGLNLFVQGVDPMINFSNIDEIRRTVEYCNQLPVPERSPYGGDLVFTAFSGSHQDAIKKGFEALERDAATAGVPVDEFVWQVPYLPIDPKDVGRSYEAVIRVNSQSGKGGVAYLLKNEHNLDLPRRAQIEFSRVIQQHTDTAGGEVSPSVLWDIFSDEYLPASSVDGGKAWGRYALSSVSTETADDGTMTLEAALRIDGTLVRRTGSGNGPIAALLDVFSSEGVDVRVLDYTEHALSEGGSARAAAYVECGIGERILWGVGIDANTSLAALKAVISAVNRALRDADAVGV